From Pelosinus fermentans DSM 17108, the proteins below share one genomic window:
- a CDS encoding nucleoid-associated protein, producing MFDFSCMSLEQLVIHKVGNKLRDEGVFLSPSSYDMKDGNVEELLLKYFLSSFKEKVLYKFFHETDIHLNELYMYVSSIFIEPETFYEQSISILKHLYEKSSHPQIKGGEFYMAYFKDCIINDQKADGIGIFKTEKKETYLKVTKYADEFMIGSDKGINVKKLDKGCIIFNANSDDGYRVAIVDAVNKGDNQALYWKDEFLRLTNVQDEYFHTENCLQVCRDFAENIYGEIYQADKKDQVVFVNEAVAYFDKHNQFHLEEFVQSVVKEPELIEQFIEHKQNYETNQGFVPAEGFTISTPAVKSVKKKFKNMIKLDTEIEIKVKSPTTETGNMQFIERGFDDEKGMHFYKVYFNEEE from the coding sequence TTGTTTGATTTTTCGTGTATGAGTTTAGAGCAGTTAGTAATACATAAAGTAGGGAATAAGTTGCGGGATGAAGGTGTTTTTCTTTCACCAAGTTCTTATGATATGAAAGATGGCAATGTAGAGGAACTGTTGCTAAAATATTTTTTATCATCCTTTAAAGAAAAAGTATTGTATAAGTTTTTCCATGAAACAGATATTCATTTGAACGAATTATACATGTATGTAAGCAGTATTTTTATAGAACCTGAAACTTTTTATGAACAATCCATTAGTATCTTAAAACATCTGTATGAGAAATCTTCTCATCCGCAAATTAAAGGCGGAGAATTCTATATGGCGTATTTTAAAGATTGCATAATCAATGATCAAAAAGCTGATGGAATTGGTATTTTTAAAACAGAAAAAAAGGAAACCTACTTAAAAGTTACCAAATATGCAGATGAGTTTATGATTGGCAGTGATAAAGGGATCAACGTTAAAAAGCTGGATAAGGGATGTATTATTTTTAACGCCAATTCAGATGATGGCTATCGGGTTGCCATTGTTGATGCAGTAAATAAAGGCGATAATCAAGCTTTATATTGGAAGGATGAATTCTTACGCTTGACCAATGTGCAGGATGAATACTTTCATACGGAAAATTGTTTGCAGGTGTGCAGAGATTTTGCAGAAAATATTTATGGTGAAATATATCAGGCCGATAAAAAGGATCAGGTAGTGTTTGTCAATGAAGCAGTCGCGTATTTTGATAAACATAACCAATTTCATTTAGAAGAATTTGTACAATCTGTTGTAAAAGAGCCGGAATTAATTGAGCAGTTTATAGAGCATAAACAAAATTATGAGACAAATCAAGGATTTGTGCCTGCAGAAGGATTTACGATTTCCACTCCTGCAGTAAAGAGCGTAAAAAAGAAATTTAAAAATATGATTAAACTAGATACTGAAATTGAAATCAAAGTAAAAAGCCCTACAACAGAGACTGGCAATATGCAGTTTATTGAACGAGGTTTTGATGATGAAAAAGGTATGCACTTTTATAAAGTGTATTTTAATGAAGAAGAATAA
- a CDS encoding FAD-binding oxidoreductase, whose amino-acid sequence MQFNKITENIIKQLEAILGKANVVVDEEKMEMYSRDETSDKLWEKMPEVVIKPENAQQIAEVVKLANRELVPITPRGGGSGLAAGAVPLHGGMVLSLEKMNKILEIDKENLFMVLEPGVTTGEVQKEAKELNLFYAGDPCSAESSFIGGNVATNAGGNKAIKYGVTGRHVYGLEVVMPDGEIVVYGGKNVKDVTFYDMVHLMVGSEGTLGIITKIWLKLMPLPQYVADLLVPFPDMQSAIKVVPKIMTAGIIPTAVEFMDSLSIKAAELYLNKKLPFSDAGAYIICEVDGNTELQVQEDYETIGKLCKENGALEVFVADNISTQDRIWKSRKAYAEALRMLSPVYCMEDIVVPIANIPAALDAIEKIAAKFECKIPSAGHAGDGNIHATILREDRDEHAWHDLKDSVLAEIYDAVYALEGNLSGEHGIGAKRISAMYKHMTEGQKKVLKTVKEAFDPNNIMNPGKVVLLGTIAES is encoded by the coding sequence ATGCAATTTAACAAAATAACAGAGAACATTATTAAACAATTAGAAGCAATTCTAGGTAAAGCCAACGTAGTTGTAGATGAAGAAAAAATGGAAATGTACTCTCGTGATGAAACATCTGATAAACTTTGGGAGAAAATGCCTGAAGTTGTTATAAAACCGGAAAATGCCCAGCAGATTGCTGAAGTTGTGAAGCTGGCAAATCGTGAATTGGTCCCCATTACGCCTAGAGGCGGCGGTTCTGGACTTGCAGCAGGTGCTGTTCCACTCCATGGTGGTATGGTATTATCATTAGAAAAAATGAATAAAATTCTAGAAATCGACAAAGAAAATTTATTCATGGTCTTAGAGCCTGGTGTTACAACAGGAGAAGTGCAAAAAGAAGCGAAAGAGTTAAATCTCTTTTATGCTGGTGATCCTTGTTCTGCAGAATCTTCCTTCATTGGGGGCAATGTTGCAACAAATGCTGGTGGTAACAAAGCAATTAAATACGGTGTAACAGGACGTCATGTATATGGTTTAGAAGTGGTTATGCCAGATGGGGAAATCGTTGTTTACGGTGGCAAGAACGTAAAAGATGTTACTTTCTATGATATGGTACATTTAATGGTTGGCTCAGAAGGTACGCTAGGAATTATTACAAAAATCTGGCTGAAGTTAATGCCATTGCCTCAATATGTTGCCGATTTATTGGTTCCTTTCCCAGATATGCAATCTGCTATCAAAGTAGTACCTAAGATTATGACTGCTGGTATAATCCCGACTGCTGTTGAATTTATGGATAGTTTGTCGATTAAAGCAGCGGAATTGTATTTGAATAAAAAGCTGCCATTTAGTGATGCAGGCGCATACATTATCTGTGAAGTGGATGGCAATACTGAACTGCAAGTACAAGAAGATTATGAAACCATTGGAAAGCTATGTAAAGAAAATGGTGCGCTGGAAGTATTCGTAGCAGATAATATTTCGACACAAGACCGCATTTGGAAATCACGTAAAGCCTATGCGGAAGCACTTCGTATGCTGAGCCCAGTATATTGCATGGAAGATATTGTAGTGCCAATTGCAAACATTCCTGCAGCCCTGGATGCGATTGAAAAAATTGCAGCAAAATTTGAGTGCAAAATCCCTAGTGCTGGACATGCTGGTGATGGAAACATTCATGCCACCATTTTGCGTGAAGATCGTGATGAACATGCTTGGCATGATTTGAAAGATTCTGTTTTAGCTGAAATCTATGATGCTGTATATGCTCTTGAAGGTAACTTATCAGGGGAGCATGGTATTGGTGCAAAACGTATATCAGCCATGTATAAGCACATGACTGAAGGACAAAAGAAAGTCCTAAAAACAGTGAAAGAAGCTTTTGATCCAAATAACATTATGAATCCTGGAAAAGTCGTACTACTTGGTACAATTGCTGAATCATAA
- a CDS encoding electron transfer flavoprotein subunit alpha/FixB family protein: protein MSMYVNCSIAEAKNLSDFKGVFILGEQRDGKIQAVTFELLTWGRGIADDLGCELACVLLGDEIENMDEVILRGADKVFFIQDPIFKNFLTQPYSNAITRLVNEEKPEVIIAGATTTGRTVMPLVAAKTNTGLTADCTELTVDPDTKLLLQTRPAIGGNIMATIKTPDTRPQMATVRPRSAKQSPVDTSRTGQIIVKNYAGATTMTVEKFLEFIIDTTQAVSIEEADIIIAGGKGMKNAAGFKLIEELAELMGAAVGATRDAVELGWSTYPHQVGLSGKTVSPKLIIAAGIAGKIQFLAGMQTSDVIVAINKDPEAQIFKVADFGIVGDVFEVMPMLIETVKKIKASA, encoded by the coding sequence ATGTCAATGTATGTAAATTGCAGCATAGCAGAAGCTAAGAATCTTTCCGACTTTAAGGGTGTATTTATACTAGGTGAACAACGGGATGGTAAAATTCAAGCCGTTACTTTTGAACTCTTAACTTGGGGACGGGGCATTGCCGATGACCTTGGCTGTGAACTTGCCTGTGTACTACTAGGTGATGAAATTGAGAATATGGACGAAGTCATTCTTCGTGGTGCTGATAAAGTATTTTTCATCCAAGATCCTATTTTCAAGAACTTCTTAACCCAGCCTTACAGTAATGCAATTACTCGTTTAGTGAATGAAGAAAAACCAGAAGTTATCATCGCTGGTGCAACAACTACGGGCCGTACGGTAATGCCTTTAGTTGCAGCTAAAACCAATACTGGTTTAACAGCTGACTGCACAGAACTTACTGTCGATCCTGATACAAAGCTGTTATTACAAACTCGTCCAGCGATTGGCGGCAATATTATGGCTACCATTAAGACGCCTGATACACGTCCACAAATGGCAACCGTACGTCCAAGATCTGCCAAGCAATCTCCTGTAGATACTTCTAGAACCGGTCAAATCATTGTTAAAAATTATGCAGGTGCAACAACAATGACAGTTGAAAAGTTCCTGGAGTTCATAATCGATACTACGCAAGCAGTAAGTATTGAAGAAGCAGATATCATTATTGCCGGTGGCAAGGGAATGAAAAATGCCGCAGGTTTCAAATTAATAGAAGAATTGGCAGAGCTAATGGGAGCTGCTGTGGGTGCTACTCGTGATGCAGTTGAGCTTGGCTGGTCTACGTATCCCCATCAGGTTGGCCTATCTGGTAAGACCGTGTCTCCTAAACTAATTATTGCTGCAGGTATAGCAGGTAAAATTCAATTCTTAGCAGGTATGCAGACCTCGGATGTTATTGTGGCAATCAATAAAGACCCTGAAGCACAAATCTTCAAAGTGGCCGACTTCGGTATTGTGGGCGATGTATTTGAAGTGATGCCTATGCTGATTGAAACAGTCAAAAAAATAAAAGCGAGTGCATAA
- a CDS encoding electron transfer flavoprotein subunit beta/FixA family protein, whose protein sequence is MKIIVLVKQVPGTDSVKLDPVTGVMVRTGKDTIINPLDENALAEAIRIKNTYPDVKITAVSMGPISAMKAIKEAIAMGADDGILVSGREFAGSDTIATAKVIAAAIKKTGDFDMILCGERATDGETGQTAAMIAHYLGVPAQTYVSALEVLEDGVIVKRTVESGFERVQVTFPVLVSVNKDISDTGFPTLDGKLKAKKVEVPMLGNAELGFDKSELGLTGSPTRVVKIFSPKLSRDTIMVKANATMQPIDELMSFLVQKDVL, encoded by the coding sequence TTGAAAATTATAGTTCTTGTCAAACAGGTTCCCGGAACTGATTCGGTCAAATTAGATCCTGTAACCGGTGTCATGGTGCGTACTGGTAAAGATACGATTATTAACCCCTTAGATGAAAATGCATTGGCTGAGGCAATTCGAATTAAGAATACCTATCCTGATGTCAAAATCACTGCTGTTAGCATGGGGCCAATCTCAGCAATGAAAGCAATCAAAGAAGCAATTGCAATGGGGGCTGATGATGGGATTTTAGTATCAGGCAGAGAGTTTGCTGGTTCCGATACCATTGCAACAGCCAAAGTTATTGCTGCAGCTATCAAGAAGACCGGCGATTTTGATATGATTCTCTGTGGAGAGCGGGCTACTGATGGCGAAACTGGTCAGACCGCCGCCATGATTGCTCACTACCTAGGGGTCCCTGCCCAAACCTATGTCTCTGCCTTAGAAGTGTTAGAAGATGGTGTTATTGTTAAACGTACTGTTGAGAGTGGTTTTGAAAGAGTTCAAGTTACTTTCCCAGTATTAGTTTCTGTAAATAAAGATATTAGTGATACAGGATTCCCTACATTAGACGGTAAGTTGAAAGCAAAGAAAGTTGAAGTTCCAATGCTTGGGAATGCCGAACTTGGTTTTGATAAAAGTGAGCTTGGTCTAACTGGATCACCAACTCGCGTGGTTAAAATTTTCAGCCCTAAACTATCTCGGGATACGATTATGGTTAAAGCCAATGCGACAATGCAGCCAATTGATGAATTGATGTCGTTCTTAGTTCAAAAGGATGTTTTATAA
- a CDS encoding YqaA family protein, producing the protein MEQLIVFFQNFGVLGLFIISFIESIFSPILPDLLLVPMALSVPEKAIYYSIIATVGSVLGGIVGYFIGNKYGIIAVKKYVPNKYVEKINGWLEQYGGWAIFLAALAPIPYKFVSISSGVFRINMVVFLIASVFGRGKRFLLEGILIFYYGPQAIELIKTYSNTFMIGVIIFIVLLAVAIAVMRKVPQRKLS; encoded by the coding sequence GTGGAACAATTAATAGTATTCTTTCAGAATTTTGGGGTATTGGGACTCTTTATCATATCCTTTATCGAATCGATTTTCTCACCGATTTTACCTGACCTGCTATTAGTCCCTATGGCTTTGTCAGTTCCTGAAAAAGCGATTTATTATTCGATCATTGCGACTGTCGGTTCAGTATTAGGTGGAATTGTTGGATACTTTATTGGTAATAAGTACGGGATTATTGCTGTAAAAAAATATGTTCCAAATAAATACGTAGAGAAAATTAACGGCTGGCTGGAGCAGTATGGGGGATGGGCTATTTTTCTTGCTGCTCTGGCACCAATTCCTTATAAATTTGTCAGCATTAGTTCCGGTGTCTTTCGCATTAATATGGTAGTCTTTTTAATCGCTTCCGTATTTGGAAGAGGAAAAAGATTTCTCTTGGAGGGAATCTTGATCTTTTATTACGGTCCACAAGCAATTGAACTAATTAAGACTTACTCCAATACTTTTATGATTGGCGTAATCATCTTTATTGTTCTTCTTGCTGTGGCAATTGCTGTGATGAGAAAAGTTCCTCAAAGAAAATTAAGCTAA
- a CDS encoding CidA/LrgA family holin-like protein: protein MQNLLKTAGQIFLLWFIYFISTWTVEFFHLPIPGSVLGMLLLFALLSGGIIKEQWLALGANPLLKHLSFFFIPIAVGLMEWGDLFTQKGHLLFLPLVISALVALIATGIVVQLLTKSCEKEGGAD, encoded by the coding sequence TTGCAAAACCTACTAAAAACAGCAGGGCAAATATTCTTATTATGGTTTATTTATTTTATCAGTACGTGGACAGTAGAGTTCTTTCACTTGCCAATACCAGGCAGTGTGCTGGGCATGCTTCTTTTATTTGCGCTGCTCTCTGGGGGAATCATTAAAGAACAATGGCTTGCTCTCGGCGCAAATCCATTACTTAAACATTTGTCTTTTTTCTTCATTCCTATCGCTGTCGGACTCATGGAATGGGGAGATTTATTTACTCAAAAAGGACATCTTCTCTTCTTGCCTTTAGTTATCAGCGCTTTAGTCGCTTTAATTGCAACTGGAATTGTCGTTCAACTTCTAACTAAATCTTGCGAAAAAGAGGGAGGAGCGGACTAA
- a CDS encoding LrgB family protein produces MPTTMLIFLTILLTVILYLISRKIFLHTKNPIFNPVLLSTTVIIIVFHYTGITFEQYTPGKDIMTFLLGPATVALALPLYLNRAVLLQALFPILFGICFGALATLTTAVLLAKFSGLDALIVASIAPKSITAPIAIEISRLTGGDPAIAVAFVVFTGTLGSIIGPSLLSSCKITNPIARGLAMGVTSHGQGTATILQEGALQGAMAGVAMAVAAIFISFIAPIYIPWLVHL; encoded by the coding sequence TTGCCTACTACAATGTTGATTTTTCTTACGATTCTTCTTACTGTTATATTATATCTCATTAGCCGAAAAATATTTTTACACACTAAAAATCCCATATTCAATCCAGTATTATTAAGTACTACAGTCATTATAATTGTTTTCCATTACACAGGCATTACCTTTGAACAATACACACCAGGTAAAGATATTATGACCTTTTTGCTGGGTCCTGCTACCGTGGCCTTAGCTTTGCCTCTTTATTTAAATCGCGCAGTACTGCTCCAAGCCTTGTTTCCAATACTATTTGGTATATGCTTTGGCGCTCTGGCAACCCTGACAACAGCTGTTTTACTGGCAAAATTTAGTGGCCTTGATGCTCTTATCGTTGCATCCATCGCTCCAAAATCCATAACAGCTCCTATTGCGATTGAGATTTCTCGCCTAACCGGCGGCGATCCAGCTATTGCTGTTGCCTTCGTAGTCTTTACAGGCACCTTAGGTTCTATCATTGGACCTAGTCTTCTTTCTTCCTGTAAAATAACAAATCCAATCGCCAGGGGATTAGCCATGGGAGTTACTTCTCATGGGCAAGGTACGGCCACCATTCTCCAAGAAGGGGCACTTCAAGGCGCTATGGCAGGAGTAGCCATGGCTGTAGCCGCTATCTTCATTTCTTTTATCGCCCCTATATATATTCCTTGGCTAGTTCATTTATAA
- a CDS encoding nitrite/sulfite reductase — MITITEDILKSVENFKEKLQQYHEGKLENLKAFSSIMGIYKEGPKDTYMVRPRIAGGVTTANQLQGLSKIAEKYGVDMRFTTRQDIQLHSVKVGDLGNVLDDLLQCGLITRGAGGDGVRNVACSPLSGVAQDEIFDVTPYVKAVTNFMMTDPVNLKLPRKYKIAFSNSLEDTANATIADIGFIAKIVDGKRGFEVYGAGGLGGNAKVGIKLEDFIVDTEALYYVEAMKRVFAREGDRTNRHKARLRFVLLRLGEEEFIKMFRKELDELKKSGQDLALHIDSEEENVQTTQEKQFPWDKQYKNVIFPQQQAGYYSVYIHPKKATITTHDLNELLAFLTKLDYKTSIRVTLTQGLFVRDVKEKDVQNVLAITSKFSSIFNIENTVACVGPTICNFGLNNSHELLDSILETFKDAPEDIKAALPRAFISGCHNSCGQHQKGLIGFTGKRGRTEKGVIPTYAMSFNGIVGPGAVRFGDVYGDVPAEKIASLLVDLANLKVNSKCIGFDEFIKEKEAEVKELVANYSL; from the coding sequence ATGATAACAATTACAGAAGATATTTTAAAAAGTGTTGAGAACTTTAAAGAAAAGTTACAGCAATATCATGAAGGCAAATTAGAAAACTTGAAAGCCTTTAGTTCTATTATGGGAATTTATAAAGAAGGACCCAAAGATACATATATGGTAAGACCCAGAATTGCTGGTGGAGTAACAACTGCAAATCAGTTGCAGGGGTTAAGCAAGATTGCTGAGAAATACGGTGTTGATATGCGTTTTACAACAAGACAGGACATTCAACTTCATTCCGTAAAAGTTGGGGATTTAGGCAATGTGCTGGATGACTTGTTACAATGCGGCTTAATTACACGAGGAGCGGGTGGTGATGGTGTAAGAAATGTTGCCTGTTCGCCTCTTTCCGGAGTCGCACAAGATGAGATTTTTGATGTCACTCCATATGTTAAGGCTGTTACGAATTTCATGATGACAGATCCTGTTAATCTTAAGTTACCAAGAAAATATAAGATTGCATTTTCAAATAGTTTAGAAGACACTGCGAATGCAACCATAGCTGATATTGGGTTTATTGCTAAAATCGTTGATGGTAAAAGAGGCTTTGAAGTATATGGGGCCGGTGGACTTGGTGGCAATGCTAAAGTGGGCATAAAGCTTGAGGATTTTATTGTGGATACAGAAGCATTATATTATGTAGAAGCAATGAAAAGAGTTTTCGCAAGAGAAGGCGATAGAACGAACAGACACAAGGCTAGATTGCGATTTGTTCTTTTAAGATTGGGAGAAGAAGAGTTTATTAAGATGTTTAGAAAAGAATTGGATGAATTAAAAAAATCCGGACAGGACTTAGCACTTCATATTGATTCTGAAGAAGAAAACGTGCAAACTACCCAGGAGAAACAATTTCCATGGGATAAGCAATATAAGAATGTAATATTCCCACAACAACAAGCAGGATACTATTCTGTATATATTCACCCTAAAAAAGCGACAATTACTACCCATGATCTAAATGAATTATTGGCTTTCTTAACAAAATTAGATTATAAGACATCAATACGTGTAACCTTAACGCAAGGGCTTTTTGTAAGAGATGTAAAAGAAAAAGACGTGCAGAATGTACTTGCGATAACGTCTAAATTTTCATCTATATTTAATATAGAAAATACAGTTGCATGCGTAGGACCTACGATTTGTAATTTTGGACTTAATAATTCTCATGAGTTATTAGACAGCATTCTGGAAACTTTTAAGGATGCACCAGAGGATATTAAGGCTGCATTACCAAGGGCATTTATCTCGGGCTGTCATAATTCCTGTGGACAACATCAAAAGGGGTTAATTGGATTTACTGGAAAAAGAGGTCGTACGGAAAAAGGAGTAATTCCAACCTATGCGATGTCTTTTAATGGAATAGTCGGTCCTGGTGCAGTACGATTTGGAGATGTATATGGAGATGTGCCTGCTGAAAAAATAGCAAGCCTTCTGGTGGATTTAGCTAATTTAAAAGTAAATTCAAAGTGTATAGGTTTTGATGAATTTATAAAAGAGAAAGAAGCAGAAGTAAAGGAATTAGTTGCTAATTACTCTTTATAA
- a CDS encoding PepSY-associated TM helix domain-containing protein, producing the protein MRVPGASCCLGKIRRSYMNQSKEKRSFTRGMSELHTWGGLVFGWLLFVIFFTGTLAVFEQELTHWMQPNVRISEVEPVQALASAEKKLRQLSPKADTWMIALPQQRHQDLEITWIKGKKAVEKHLNPQSGAIIKTPETEGGHFLAHFHFELHSGKVGLWLVTLASMVMLAALVSGIAIRRQVFKDFFRLRWRKNWLNVHTMTGVFTLPFVLLITYTGLTVTFLMLLPVVPQVLYGSSWKGPQSVAAKNFERPRANLPRELVPLTSLLPLAEAELGKGKISFIRVSNPGDQQAVVTFFRTIDDTVVAISNRAIFDGVTGELLGSQTTWSKYVHIYRSLVGLHIARFGGYPIAWLYFAAGLISCIMIAAGLIFFTIKRRSRYARNSQMAQWMYRAIEGLNITAIIGIIIACIAYLWANRLLPFDIKERADAEITAFFSVWLITLFHAFLRPPLRAWIEQLRIAAGLCIGLPALNALTTNVGLLPAIARNDWMTVSVDLTAASLGILLALTAWRVSLKERNNEKLLEQQSSLSSSSVNFPIERTPLQ; encoded by the coding sequence TTGCGGGTTCCTGGCGCTAGTTGCTGCCTGGGTAAGATAAGGAGAAGTTATATGAATCAATCAAAAGAAAAGAGAAGCTTTACCCGGGGGATGAGTGAATTACACACTTGGGGTGGCCTGGTATTTGGCTGGCTGTTATTTGTTATCTTTTTTACCGGTACGTTAGCCGTATTTGAACAAGAGTTGACCCACTGGATGCAGCCTAATGTGAGGATCAGCGAGGTTGAGCCGGTTCAGGCGCTGGCATCGGCTGAAAAAAAGCTGCGGCAGCTTTCGCCAAAGGCGGACACCTGGATGATTGCTTTACCGCAACAACGTCACCAGGATCTGGAAATTACCTGGATAAAAGGCAAAAAAGCAGTAGAGAAGCATCTGAACCCTCAAAGTGGGGCAATCATTAAGACGCCGGAGACTGAGGGTGGTCACTTCCTTGCTCATTTTCATTTTGAGCTGCACAGCGGCAAGGTCGGCTTATGGCTGGTTACGTTAGCTTCTATGGTCATGCTGGCTGCACTTGTATCCGGTATAGCCATCCGCCGACAGGTCTTCAAAGATTTTTTCCGTCTTCGTTGGCGAAAAAACTGGCTGAATGTTCATACCATGACCGGAGTCTTCACCCTTCCCTTTGTCCTTTTAATTACTTATACGGGACTGACTGTCACCTTTTTAATGCTGCTGCCTGTAGTTCCTCAGGTATTGTACGGTAGTTCCTGGAAAGGACCGCAATCTGTTGCAGCTAAGAATTTTGAACGTCCCCGTGCCAATCTGCCGAGAGAATTAGTACCGTTGACCAGTCTTTTGCCACTAGCTGAGGCAGAACTGGGAAAAGGAAAAATCTCCTTCATCCGAGTCAGTAATCCCGGTGACCAGCAGGCGGTAGTTACTTTTTTTAGAACGATTGATGACACCGTTGTTGCAATCAGCAATAGAGCTATTTTTGATGGGGTTACCGGTGAATTGCTTGGCAGCCAGACAACCTGGAGTAAATATGTTCATATTTATCGTTCACTGGTCGGTTTACACATTGCCAGATTTGGCGGATATCCCATAGCTTGGCTGTATTTTGCCGCTGGTTTGATTAGTTGCATCATGATTGCCGCCGGCCTGATATTTTTTACCATCAAACGCCGCAGCCGCTATGCCCGTAATAGTCAGATGGCTCAATGGATGTATCGTGCCATTGAGGGACTGAACATTACGGCTATTATCGGTATTATCATTGCCTGCATTGCTTATTTGTGGGCTAACCGGTTACTGCCCTTTGACATCAAAGAACGGGCTGACGCCGAAATAACAGCGTTTTTCAGCGTATGGCTCATTACGTTGTTTCATGCATTTTTACGCCCTCCATTACGTGCCTGGATCGAACAGCTGCGTATCGCAGCAGGACTTTGCATCGGATTGCCAGCGCTTAACGCACTCACAACTAACGTCGGTTTATTACCAGCAATCGCTCGCAACGATTGGATGACTGTCAGTGTCGATCTAACAGCTGCTTCACTGGGAATTCTATTGGCACTCACAGCCTGGCGTGTTTCCTTAAAAGAAAGGAATAATGAGAAACTGTTGGAGCAACAATCCTCACTTAGTTCTAGTTCTGTAAATTTTCCTATAGAACGTACCCCTTTGCAATAA